A single Paenibacillus sp. FSL R5-0517 DNA region contains:
- a CDS encoding NUDIX domain-containing protein has protein sequence MTSRIVVTGGAIIRDRMGRVLLQKRSDYGDWGLPGGGMEPGERIEETMIREVKEETGLDVSSYKLASIYTGERMHYTYPDGNEVVFVMFLFDVIAELEGKLCDDQMTLLFEDEQKESLQLVFRYLDEIDIATINNVQKPIFVDLKQGETKLLRE, from the coding sequence ATGACTAGTCGTATTGTAGTTACCGGTGGAGCTATTATTCGAGATCGTATGGGAAGGGTTCTGCTGCAAAAGAGATCTGATTATGGAGATTGGGGATTACCTGGTGGTGGTATGGAGCCAGGTGAACGAATCGAAGAAACCATGATTAGAGAAGTGAAAGAGGAAACAGGGCTTGACGTGAGTTCTTATAAATTGGCCTCCATCTACACGGGCGAGAGAATGCACTATACGTATCCGGATGGAAATGAAGTAGTGTTTGTAATGTTTTTATTTGACGTTATTGCGGAGTTGGAAGGAAAACTCTGTGATGACCAGATGACTCTTTTATTTGAAGATGAACAAAAGGAATCATTACAGCTTGTTTTCAGATATCTTGATGAGATTGATATTGCCACAATTAACAATGTGCAGAAGCCTATATTTGTAGACTTGAAGCAAGGAGAGACTAAATTGCTTCGCGAGTGA
- a CDS encoding DUF4188 domain-containing protein has product MPNIYKGRYSAQIDGEFVVFIIGMRINRLWAIHKWLPVLQSMGPMIKELYMNPETGFLSTEYFISWRGVTLLQYWRSYDELEKYARGGLHLEAWKRFNRSIGSDGTVGIYHETYKAQSGSFETIYVNMPQFGLASASEHVPSTGKMETSRRRMSGENDPAVDTPENP; this is encoded by the coding sequence GTGCCGAACATATATAAGGGAAGATATTCAGCTCAAATTGATGGAGAATTTGTTGTATTTATCATCGGAATGAGGATTAATCGTCTGTGGGCTATACATAAATGGCTGCCTGTTCTACAGTCTATGGGCCCGATGATTAAAGAGCTGTATATGAATCCGGAGACCGGATTTCTGAGTACAGAGTATTTTATAAGCTGGCGTGGAGTGACGTTACTTCAATACTGGCGATCTTACGATGAATTGGAGAAATACGCACGGGGCGGACTGCACTTGGAAGCCTGGAAAAGATTCAACCGCTCCATTGGTTCCGATGGAACAGTAGGGATCTATCATGAAACATATAAAGCTCAGTCGGGTTCCTTCGAGACCATATATGTCAATATGCCCCAATTCGGATTAGCTAGCGCGTCTGAACACGTGCCTTCGACAGGCAAGATGGAGACATCCAGACGCAGAATGAGCGGAGAGAATGACCCGGCCGTGGATACACCAGAGAATCCTTAA
- a CDS encoding LytTR family DNA-binding domain-containing protein, with protein sequence MKVIFEEDTSVEKRVAKVITHPEEKSKWDRIQQAICESETQLTVIHAKNNRNMQIQLSSVVAFESEDRMCCVRVISGERYLLNKRLKFVEEDLGDVHFVKINNQTIINTRYITAFSATDHARIKVDLSDLSSYFVSRFYIKNFRGKLS encoded by the coding sequence ATGAAAGTCATTTTTGAAGAGGACACGTCAGTTGAAAAAAGGGTAGCCAAGGTCATTACACATCCAGAGGAAAAGTCGAAGTGGGATCGTATTCAGCAGGCGATCTGCGAATCAGAAACTCAATTAACGGTCATCCATGCCAAGAATAATCGCAATATGCAGATCCAATTGAGCTCGGTGGTTGCCTTTGAATCAGAGGATCGGATGTGCTGTGTCCGGGTGATCTCAGGGGAGAGGTATTTGCTTAATAAACGTCTGAAATTTGTAGAAGAGGATCTGGGTGACGTTCATTTTGTGAAAATTAATAATCAAACGATCATCAATACACGATACATCACCGCATTCTCTGCAACAGACCATGCCCGAATTAAGGTAGACCTGAGCGATCTCTCCAGTTATTTTGTCAGTCGATTTTATATTAAAAACTTTAGGGGGAAATTATCATGA